One genomic segment of Camelus ferus isolate YT-003-E chromosome 19, BCGSAC_Cfer_1.0, whole genome shotgun sequence includes these proteins:
- the LOC116657786 gene encoding LOW QUALITY PROTEIN: retinol dehydrogenase 12-like (The sequence of the model RefSeq protein was modified relative to this genomic sequence to represent the inferred CDS: inserted 2 bases in 2 codons) produces MSLWFLLSTPVWGPSSVLTVVLLLRLSVYTWHKCNLWDLQHCSTDLTGKTAVVTGAKSGIGKAVSKELARCGARVILACCSREHGQRALAQIRAASQSNQLLLGEVDVSSMASIRSFAQWLLREHPEIHLLVNNAAVCGLPTTRAPEGLDVTFATNYIGPFLLTNLLQGALQRAGAARVVNVSSFRQEKGYIDEEHLMGAGRPLTFNQNYDCSKCXLASFAGKLAQRLQGTGNCLCSMDPGVVYTEIMKNFSXLHRFILWLSLFFRNSKQGAVPALYLSLAKELHGISGKHSSSSCVMTLDPKAARDPHVAQTLWDTSARLTHLDKMG; encoded by the exons ATGTCACTGTGGTTTCTACTCAGCACCCCAGTCTGGGGGCCCAGCTCTGTCCTCACTGTGGTCCTCCTGCTTAGACTAAGTGTGTATACCTGGCATAAGTGTAATCTCTGGGACCTCCAGCACTGCTCCACAGACCTGACCGGGAAGACGGCAGTGGTGACTGGGGCCAAGAGCG GCATCGGGAAGGCTGTGTCCAAGGAGCTGGCCCGCTGCGGGGCGCGTGTGATCCTGGCCTGCTGCAGCCGTGAGCATGGACAGCGAGCCCTGGCCCAGATACGAGCAGCCTCACAGAGCAACCAGCTCCTGCTTGGTGAGGTGGACGTGAGCTCGATGGCCTCCATCCGGAGCTTTGCTCAGTGGCTTTTGCGCGAGCATCCAGAGATACACCTACTGGTTAACAATGCTGCAGTCTGCG GATTGCCCACAACACGTGCCCCGGAGGGCCTTGATGTCACCTTTGCCACCAACTACATTGGACCCTTTCTGCTCACAAATCTGCTCCAAG gggccCTACAACGGGCAGGGGCAGCCCGAGTGGTCAATGTGTCTTCCTTCCGGCAAGAGAAAGGGTACATTGATGAGGAACATCTGATGGGGGCTGGCAGACCTTTGACCTTCAACCAGAACTATGATTGCAGCAAAT GTTTGGCCTCCTTCGCTGGGAAGCTTGCCCAGAGACTTCAAGGGACAGGTAATTGCCTCTG CTCCATGGACCCTGGCGTTGTATACACGGAGATCATGAAGAATTTCT TGTTACATCGTTTCATCTTATGGCTCAGCCTCTTCTTTAGG AACAGCAAACAGGGTGCAGTCCCAGCACTTTACCTGAGCTTGGCAAAGGAGCTACATGGCATTTCTGGAAAACATTCTAGCAGTTCCTGTGTGATGACTCTTGACCCTAAAGCTGCCCGAGATCCTCACGTCGCCCAAACCCTCTGGGATACTTCGGCCCGACTAACACATCTAGACAAGATGGGCTGA